The nucleotide sequence TTCGGGCCTCTATGCTGTTGTTGTCAGAACATCTTATTTCTTTTAGTCATCCGTCAGGGCCGGTGTAGCAAATATTCTTTACAATATATCATTTTTAACTGTAGGCTTCCTGCAATTACTTCCCTTCGCTTCATCTACCTTATGTGATACACTTTATCTCCTGGTTGTTGGTTCATTTATAATGGTGCCAAGGTAGTCGTAGTGCATCACTCTTTCTACGAGGGTTTGGATGATATATAGAGTTTACCTTCTATTATCTTTTCTTGCTAATTATCATAAACTTTGACAGAGTCAACAGAAAGACCTAGATAAATGAACTGAAGTGGAAACAAGAAAAGAAATTCCACAAAAAAGAAAAGGGAAATTATGGACAAATAACTTGGAGAACTATAAGAATTAAGTAGAATAGCAGAGACAAAGATTATACCCAAAGACAAACAAAAGtgtagggaacttgcacattttttttattagataataatgttcagtcttgtataaaaatgagatttacaaaatttcacgcttcaaaaactcataataacttagaagtgcAAATTTAAATTCTTccttatcttaaaatagttcaaacgatccgtgacgtcacagagtttgacCACAGAATAAGGAACAAGGTTTCCTTGTTTCCTATTCTGTGGTTTGACTATGTGGTtctgtttatggttatatttacgtatattcttcttcttcttctttagtttattgacctccacctacttgggtatttggccagctcgtcgtcggggaataaaggaaaaatatttatattctaatgacatttatcgtatgtcgtcgtaataatatataccagtttgttgagattggagtttgatacagtttttgaaggaaaggaaagaaggtttactattgaaaataaaaccattttgtaaaagtacaaattttctatgaatagttaaaatgatcaaaaacacttttaacgtcacataactttatgttgttctgaagctatttccttgtggcatttttatgattaattatttatatgggaaataagccacaattaaaatgaaaaaaaataactttattttttactgacgtttataatgtctaatttaaaattatatatgcaattggtgtagaatgtaaacatacaaccctgtgatgtcacgacgcgttttggggtggctggtataagttgaatttttagtcgtctttaggggccaaacgaaagccatACAAAAcctttttatctttgatacaggttctaaattatgttctgttgtgatttataccatttttttcgaatttaaaattttatgcaagttccctattcaaaCCAGGAACAATGATGAGTAGAGATAATGGAGAAAATATCTTAACAGAACAGCATGAAATAGTGGAAACATGAACAGATCACTTTAAGCAAAACTTAATGGAGACAGAAGGGAGGGTAACCCTTAAATACAATAGGGTTAAGCATATAAGGTAAATAAGAAAGTAAGAGGCTTGTTAAAAAGACCTGAACATTAAGGGTAAGCAGCTTATACAAAATGGATGTCATCAGCACAaaatagagaccaatggaaaatTCAAGGGAAGACCTGtataaaaattgataaaataagGACAATAACGTCACTCACATTTATTTTGACAGTACAATTGGTCACAAAAGACACTTATATTAAATttctatattattaaaaaatgccTCCAAATCCTAAAAAAAGTCTGTTCTACTACTGCTTCCCTTGCATCaaaagacccaaacaaactagcGAAGAAGTCTTAATAAAAACATTTGGGCACGAATTTACCGAATATGAATACGTTATTGAAAATCTGGCGATACGAAGAGCTCCAAAGATTATACTTGACCAATACCAACCAGCTCCAAAAATTAAGAACAACCCTCATCCAAAAAAACCGAAGGTCAAAGATTTTGCTGCTGTTGTGTCAAAACCAACAACAGAATGTGATGTAGTTGGTCCGATTGTTAAAATAGATAAGTCGGGCGATTCTTTCGACTCTTGTCCACGAGGTGGCGTGAAATGTGTGGATAAAATCAAGGATGATGTCTTGAAGAAGATGTTAATACCACCATGTCACGTGTATAGGGTAGAACACCCTACTCCACGACATCAAAAGGTATCGCAATTTATATTCAACGTTTTTTTTATCTTCTACTTTTTCAACAGTACAATATTCGCTATGGGATATACATTGATTGTCGTCTTCTTCGTTTGGCATCATAATCCTGGATGGACTTTTGCCTGTCTGGTTATATTCTTCCATTGAGACATCTTTTGTGCCtttcttctccattgtcttacATTTATGGTTTACAGGTCGCTGGGCCTTCATTTTAATtcttcctatcggcttccattgtatGGTTATGACATATATTTATCTCTTATACGCTTTGGTAATTTTATTAAACATTCTGAACCTGCCTGAAATTCTCTATTTTTATAGGTGGCTGGGCCATTTTAGTCTACGTTTTTTAGTTCCTATTGACgtaaaaaagttttattattgGTACACTTCCTCAGTAGTTCCTAGTTCGTGTTTTCCATTtgttgaggttaagtcctctttcttTGCTCGCTTTTTGTGCCCAGTCGATAAGATGCTGAAGTTCATCGATACTGCTGGCAAGTacgactgtatcgtccgcatatcggatgttatttgtcaattctccattgatttttatgcctTCGTTGGCTTcatccagtttttttaaaataattatattcttcttcttcttcttacacTTGTTGTAAATCTGTCGATCTgctaattccgacgttgaagtatttcttgagaggtagactgccagctatctctccatctttttggtggtctccccggtggacgcttgccagctggttttccttctagagcaattcttggtagtctctgctcctccattctttttacatgactgaaccattctcttcgatCGTCTTTGTCTaccccatcttactacatcttgcacgtcacattgttccctgatgatgttgtttcatattctatctcttcttgtcttccctgctattgctcttagtgtcttcatttcggctgttcgtagcatgcttttggttttattggtgtcttctcttgattcaatgccataggtagtaacaggtctgatgcaagttttataaattctaactttgctgtccattctcgtatgggttattccagaccacatctctcaccTCTTGTGAGAGATGTTTgtttatttgtcctcttaggtctctcgCTAGGTTTTGATAACTTGATaagtctacacctagatatttgaactggtttagttgttctatgggtttcccccCTACCACGAGCTTGTATCTAATCGaatctttcgcaatggtaatgcattttgttttctgcgtggatatgttcatgttgagtcgtcgacatgcttggtaGAACCGATAGAGTtctctttgtaggtcatcctctgCAATCAGGACTGCATCATCCACATAGCACACcatactgattctactgtgaccgagtctgtatcctagttgtagcgattccacatcttctattatttcgtccattagcatattgaatagaaatggattgaggctgtctccctgcctgattccccctggtgttggtatgttggccgtagtggtgtcgtttgttttaatttttgtcgtgttgttattgttcatttgttttatgacttcaacaatgtttgttggtatccttttttgcttCATTTTCTGTAAAATATCCTTAagtctgactctgtcaaatgTTTTCGTTAGggataattttattaaaatgataTATTACCCGCTTCTTTCTAGTAAGGTAGCAGCCGATATCCACAAAAATAGTGATGGCGCCGTTGTGGTAAACAAAAGATTAACAATTCCGAATGAGATTCGAGAAACAATAGACGCGTTAAAAATAGCTAGACCTGTACAATCCTCTCCACGAAGAAACAGAAGACATTTGGTAAGAAGCGTGTCAGATACGAGCTGTGATAAGGAAACGTGTTGCAACTTTTTAGGTAGGTATCAACGATTTAATGGCAAATAAAGGGTGATTCAGTGAAACGGTACGATTTGACAACAGtgctgacgataaaatagaggagccgcgggcttgcgacgtaaacgttgtgaatctagaGAGTAGGGAGTTTACCCAGATAGTAAGTAAACTTGTGGCAAGtttgattcttctttgattttgaaTTGCTGCGTCAAATATGACGAGGCAAGTTTGTGTCAAGTTTGCTGCAATATTGTTATGACAAAGATGATGATTCAAGTTTGTAGCAACTTTGCTGCAAGCTTACAGTTGCAAAGCCACGTCACGCGTGCCATCTATTTGGTTGACTTACACGGTCGGTGGTTTCGTTCGTTATCCTGACTGATGTCACGCCCACGAAAACAAAAGTGTTGCCACCGGAGGAAATTTTCCCATTTTGcgagaattttcaacataaaagggaaaaagttaaATTATACGGGAATCTttgctccagtccaaattgtaatatattaaaaaaatcaaaatatttgaaagtaattcaacatattttcacagattttttaaataggagcataggagggaattttatcataaaaatgggaatttttaaggtacgtTGAGTAACCTGTAAAAGTAACCTGTCAAGAGGTGATAGTTTGTGGTTATGTCCTATCCCTATCctatgttgtatttttttttgagCTTTTTACAACATTTACCGTACAATTCTCCGAGACTATTACTTTCATTACTAAGCTGAAGCTTccttttcttcagtttttcatagaCTCACCTGCTTGTGGTGATTAGATACAGATTGGTAATCTTTTTGCTTTGGTGAAATTGAggtaagtttttttatgttttcataGCTTCTATTAGCTGTATTTATATACtatctaaaataaattatatttataatatattaaatatataaataagttttaggttttattgtaaaattgttactttaacatatttttatctcttttaatAGCAAATATTAATTCTATTCACACAGCAAGAGTTTATAacaatttcttttatttgtttcagaGCTGATAGACAAAACTGAGCATCGGAATCTAAAGCTTTTCGACTTTAATGTAAGttccaataaataattttaaacactagattgtattttagttgagtgattaataaatagatatataaaatggtattgtatttttattcacgttgttttattcaaattgtggctagtatgtcaaaacaaaccttaagcaagtttgtatcaagtttgaaaaaacaaacttcatgcaacaaaacaaaaacaaacaacaacaaaaaactcGCAAAGTTGCCATGGCAAACCTGCAGCAAGCTTTCATGTTTGATGTATCAAACTTGTTGCAACTTTGAAACAAGTTTATATTGCTATCTGGGTAGTTATCATGGAGACGTGGTCTGGTGAATAACGCGTATTTGctgtgaaagcttattacaaaaatggtgaaagttttgTGCTTGTACAACGATCATttcgtttacactaccatttgccGCCCCGTTTACAAGACCAATTTACAAGACTTGAGTTAGGAACTTCGAAAGTAGTGGTTCAACATCGCAAGAAAGAGGTGGCAGTGTCAGAACTGCTCGCATACCAAAGAATATTGAAGCGGTTCCAAATTCATTACACGCGAGTCCTCAAAGATCCCTGCGACGACTCGCATGTAATGAATTTGGCATCGCTTCAATATTCTGTGGTGTACGAGCAGTTCTGACACTGCCACCTCTTTTCTGTGATATTGAACCACTACTTTCAAGGTTCCTAGCCTAAGTCTTAATAGCCATGTTAGACGGAACTGCTCGCGGGGCggcaaatggtagtgtaaacgaaATGCTCGTTGTACACTCACAAATTtttcaccatttttgtaataagctttcacagCAAATACGTGTTGTTCACCTGACCACGTCTCCATGATAATTAAACTTCCCAGTCTCTAGATTCACAATGTTTACGACGCACGCCCGCGgctcctctattttatcgtcagcagcgttgtCAAATCGTACAGTTTCACCGAATCACCTTGTACTTCATGAAATccttttttattacaaatatttgTTTATTCCAGGTGCTGACTTTGCAAAGTTTGACAATAAAGATAACAGATCGTCTTTGGTGGATGTCTTCTCAAAGCAAAGTAAAACGAAAAATGTTTCTAAATTTCCACAGCATCGAAAGTTATCACCGGAAATGAATAGGATGGAACTtagtatgatttaaaaaaaaatttgattgcCAATATAAATACTATGATATTAATTGCTGTCTATACATACAATTAAtgcttttccttcttcttctccCCGCACCATGTCCATTACTGAACGGTGGTTATCATATTAACTACACTTATTTattccgtggcgttacaacccttcgtgagCTTTAGCcaactcgacaacatgcctcctcTTTTCTATCTTGAGCAATCCCCATTAGTTCTCCACTCCATAACTTTCAGGTCTCCTGCGATATTATCTCTCCACCGGAGTCAAGGCCGTTCacgtggtcttcttccagttaGGATTTCTGCTTATAGAGGGACGACCAAGACTGAGCAAACCATTCACGAAGGTTACGAGGTCATAATTTCTTCTTCTATCGCGACTCATCTTTCCACATAATTTTGATCTGAATAATAAGATGGAGAACTCCATATCATTCTGGGTGCCGCATGACATGGCCAAAATACTCCAATTTTCGTATATTTACTGTTTTCACTAATACTCCAgtgcggatctgttttgagatggacgttgagagatgactctaatttttttgcagaaattgcttggaattaacccatataataataattgagttatcctcccagtcaaaaaggtccggaacattgtttaaataatcaaaatgtcaaaaaatgaaggaagaattccatttttttcttcgtttttttttattataactttaaaagtattcacttgcgagaaaagttgcactaaaataaaagttgcataataTAAGActgattaaaaatttttaaaattgtcacccttgttgcaaaatagcaataattgcgaaaaaaacataaaaaacaagtattcgcattttacgtttttcgaacatttctgctacacttaaggctgtatgacactatgcattttctt is from Diabrotica virgifera virgifera chromosome 9, PGI_DIABVI_V3a and encodes:
- the LOC126891637 gene encoding uncharacterized protein LOC126891637, whose amino-acid sequence is MPPNPKKSLFYYCFPCIKRPKQTSEEVLIKTFGHEFTEYEYVIENLAIRRAPKIILDQYQPAPKIKNNPHPKKPKVKDFAAVVSKPTTECDVVGPIVKIDKSGDSFDSCPRGGVKCVDKIKDDVLKKMLIPPCHVYRVEHPTPRHQKVAADIHKNSDGAVVVNKRLTIPNEIRETIDALKIARPVQSSPRRNRRHLVRSVSDTSCDKETCCNFLGADFAKFDNKDNRSSLVDVFSKQSKTKNVSKFPQHRKLSPEMNRMELSMI